In Bradyrhizobium paxllaeri, the genomic stretch CGAGCTCGAACCGGATCAGGTGCGCCGCCGCGCCGCCGGCATCGTCAAAATCGTCCAGCGTGCGGTCGAGCATCTCGTAGATGTCCTCATGCGGGTCCCGCTCCGGCAACAGCCGCGCCAGCGACGCGAGATGGGTGACACCGTAGACCGCATGCGAGGATGCGAGCAGCGTTGCCGCGCGCAGCCGCGTGCCTTCGATGGCGTAGGTGCCGAGGTGCTCGTCGAGCCGCGCCCGCCACACCGCGGTGACACTGTTGCCAGGCTGCAGCAACGGCCGCATCCGCGATCCGGCGCCGCCACGCACCAGGCCGAGGTGGCGGCCGTGCTCGCGCGTCAACAGCTCGACGATGGCGGAGGATTCGCCATGCCGCCGCACGCCCAGCACGATGCCTTCGTCGGTCCATTCCATGAGCAGAGTTTACAGGATTTCGTAGTTATGCGCTGCCGTCATTCCGGGGCGATGCGCAGCATCGAACCCGGAATCTCGAGATTCCGGGTTCGCTTCGCGCCCCGGAATGATGGCGTAGACGTCACGCGTTGAACCAGCCCACCGCGTCGCCGGTGAAGGAAAAATACAACCCCATCGCGGTCAGCGCGCAGGAGATCACCTCGATGCCGCTGTCGAACTGAATACCCTTCTCGCCGATGATCTGCACCAGCGAGATCACCGACAGCACCAGCGCCGCCGTCAGCACCCAGCGCGGCCAGTTCTTGCGGTGCTCGGCGGCGAGCCGGACGAAATAGACCAGCAGCAGGATCAGGCCGGCCGCCATCAGCGTTCCGGTGTTGATCATCTGCTCCGTCATCTTCGCCGTCGGCGTGCGGTCCTGGAACGCGACCGAGATGGCATCCAGCGTCAGCGATAGATACAGCAGGACTTCAAACCAAACGACGTTGCGAGGTACGTTCATCGGGCTGGTTCTTCGTTATTGCCTGAGCGCTGACTACTCATTCCTTGGGGAATTCCAGTCCCATTTCCCGGTAGCGATCAGGGTCGTCGCCCCAGTTTTCACGCACCTTGACGAACAGGAACAAATGCACGGGCACGCCCAGAATCTCCGCGATCTCCTTGCGCGAATCCGCTCCGATCGACTTGATGGTGGCGCCGCCCTTGCCGAGCACGATCTTGCGCTGGCTCTCGCGCTCGACAAAAATCGTCTGCTCGATGCGAACCGACTTGTCCTTGCGCTCGGTCCAGGTGTCGGTCTCAACAGTCGATTGATACGGCAGCTCCTGATGGAGCTGGCGATAGATCTTTTCCCGGGTGATTTCGGCTGCCAGATGCCGCAGCGGCGCATCCGACATCTGGTCCTCGGGATAGTGAAACGGTCCCGCCGGCACGCCATTCGCCAGCGTCTTGCGCAGGTCGTCGACGCCGTCGCCCGACAGCGCCGAGATCATGAACGTGTGTTCGAACTTCATGCGCTCGTTGGCGGCCTGCGCCAACGCCAAAAGCTTCTCGCGCGGGATCAGGTCGATCTTGTTCAGGACCAGGATTTTCGGGTGCGCAACCGTCACCAGCTTGTTCAGGATCGCGTCGGCCTCCTCGTCCAATCCGGCCTTGGCGTCGAGCAGCACGCAGACGAGATCGGCGTCATGCGCCCCGCTCCACGCGGTGGAGACCATGGCGCGGTCGAGCCTGCGCTTCGGCGAGAAGATGCCGGGCGTATCGACCAGAATGATCTGCGCATTGTCCTCGATCACAATGCCGCGGATCAGCGCGCGCGTGGTCTGCACTTTGCGCGAGACGATCGTGACCTTGGAGCCGACCAGCGCGTTGACAAGCGTCGACTTGCCGACATTGGGGGCGCCGATCAGCGCGACGAAGCCGCAGCGGGTCTCGCCGGGCGCGCCGGGTGCGGGTTCAACTGTCATTGCTGCCGCCGCCCACGCCTTCGCGCTCGATCATCACGGAGGCCGCGACCTTCTCGGCCGCGCGCTTGGAGCCGCCGACGCCTTCGGCCGGCGCCAGGCCCGGCAGATCGACGGCGACGCGGAATTGCGGGTCGTGATGCGGCCCGGTGCGCTCGATCTCGCGGTAGACCGGCGTCGGCAAACCCTTGCTCTGGGCCCATTCCTGCAGCACGGTCTTGGGATCGCGCAGCGGCCGGCGCGGCTTGCGCATCCGTTCCAGCCAATTGCGCTCGACGAATTGCGACGCCGCCGCATAGCCGCCGTCGAGATAGATCGCCCCGATCACCGCCTCGCAGATGTCGCCGAGCACGGATTTGCGCAGGCGCGCGCCTGCGCCAGCGCCTACCGCACCGAGCTTGATGTCGTCGAGCAGCCCGAGCGACTTGGCAACGTCGGCGCAGCTTTCCTTGCGCACGAGATCGGCGAGGCGTTTCGACAATTCGCCCTCGTCGGCCCGCGGATAGGCGCGATACAGCATGTCGGAGATGATCAGCCCGAGCACGTGATCGCCGAGGAATTCCAGCCGCTGATAGCTGTCAGCACGATGGCGGGTCGCGGGCTTCAGCGCGGAGACGTGCGTGAAAGCCGTCGTCAGCAGCGCCGGATCCGAGAACTTGTAGCCGATGCGGCCCTCGATTGCAGTGGCCGCAGCCTTGGCCCCGGCCTTGCCGCGCTTCTTCTTCGGCGCAGCGGCGCTCGGCGCATCCGCCGGCTGACTCGCCTCGCCTGAGGCCGGTGCGTCGGGAATGGTCGCGGTGTCGTCGTTCATCGCACGATTGTGAATAGGCGATTCCAGCGCACGGCGGTCGGCCAGCGCCAGAACATCCAGGCATGTTCGCCCTCGGCAATGGAGAAGAAGATCATCTGCGCCCGGCCGACGATGTTCTCGAACGGCACATAGCCGACGGCGGACAGCACGCGGCTGTCGGTCGAGTTGTCACGGTTGTCGCCCATCATGAA encodes the following:
- the rnc gene encoding ribonuclease III, encoding MNDDTATIPDAPASGEASQPADAPSAAAPKKKRGKAGAKAAATAIEGRIGYKFSDPALLTTAFTHVSALKPATRHRADSYQRLEFLGDHVLGLIISDMLYRAYPRADEGELSKRLADLVRKESCADVAKSLGLLDDIKLGAVGAGAGARLRKSVLGDICEAVIGAIYLDGGYAAASQFVERNWLERMRKPRRPLRDPKTVLQEWAQSKGLPTPVYREIERTGPHHDPQFRVAVDLPGLAPAEGVGGSKRAAEKVAASVMIEREGVGGGSNDS
- the recO gene encoding DNA repair protein RecO, which translates into the protein MEWTDEGIVLGVRRHGESSAIVELLTREHGRHLGLVRGGAGSRMRPLLQPGNSVTAVWRARLDEHLGTYAIEGTRLRAATLLASSHAVYGVTHLASLARLLPERDPHEDIYEMLDRTLDDFDDAGGAAAHLIRFELAMLAELGFGLDLENCAATGETTDLIYVSPKSGCAVSRTAGEPYRDRLLRLPNFLREGEGGPNSWSDQDLQDGFRLTGLFLLRHVLEPRGQGHSDARAGFINAVTRQLARISSSA
- the era gene encoding GTPase Era, which encodes MTVEPAPGAPGETRCGFVALIGAPNVGKSTLVNALVGSKVTIVSRKVQTTRALIRGIVIEDNAQIILVDTPGIFSPKRRLDRAMVSTAWSGAHDADLVCVLLDAKAGLDEEADAILNKLVTVAHPKILVLNKIDLIPREKLLALAQAANERMKFEHTFMISALSGDGVDDLRKTLANGVPAGPFHYPEDQMSDAPLRHLAAEITREKIYRQLHQELPYQSTVETDTWTERKDKSVRIEQTIFVERESQRKIVLGKGGATIKSIGADSRKEIAEILGVPVHLFLFVKVRENWGDDPDRYREMGLEFPKE